One window of the Microbulbifer sp. Q7 genome contains the following:
- a CDS encoding HD-GYP domain-containing protein, which yields MAIQQAKVFVEDLQRGMFVSRLDRPWTRTPFALQGFYIRDLDEIRQLQKYCRYVYVDVVKTVGDVGVKLRKITRAAAEASAADASPARGTPRRIPVAINCKPVQVKHDSYAPPEPARKEAAKARQLHDRIVQGMHEVMVQLKSDRPLPTAQVNQTVTLMVDSVLRSPDAFSWLARVRERDEHTYSHSVRASVWAVVFGRHIGLRRQELVQLGIATLLKDVGKLYIAEAVLKAEKRDPRAELEYRKFVDYSVKLLSADANIDPQVLNIVQCHKEQYDGSGYPRGLRGGQIPVLARMCGIVTFYDEATNPRGAEFPLPPSKAVGQLYELRNCAFQEQLVVEFIQSIGLYPTGTQVELSTGEIAVVVEQSHQRRLKPKVMLVTDRNKQLLEKPKLFDMAADDDRKRAIVDKGKKTLAEVGLITITQDLDPSRYPHINVGRVRDQYLFEQRLPAFIARLLPAR from the coding sequence GTGGCAATCCAACAGGCGAAAGTATTCGTTGAAGACCTGCAGCGGGGCATGTTTGTGTCTCGCCTGGACCGCCCATGGACGCGTACGCCCTTCGCCCTGCAGGGCTTCTATATCCGCGACCTCGACGAAATCCGTCAGCTGCAGAAATATTGCCGCTACGTCTATGTCGATGTGGTAAAGACGGTCGGCGATGTCGGCGTCAAGCTGCGCAAGATTACCCGTGCTGCCGCCGAAGCATCCGCTGCCGATGCGTCCCCCGCCAGGGGCACGCCGCGCCGTATTCCTGTCGCCATCAACTGCAAGCCGGTGCAAGTCAAGCACGACAGCTACGCGCCTCCCGAACCTGCTCGCAAAGAAGCTGCCAAAGCACGCCAGTTGCACGACCGCATCGTGCAGGGCATGCACGAGGTCATGGTCCAGCTAAAGTCGGACCGGCCGCTACCCACCGCCCAGGTTAATCAGACCGTCACACTGATGGTGGACAGCGTGCTGCGCAGTCCGGATGCCTTCTCGTGGCTGGCGCGGGTACGCGAGCGGGATGAGCACACCTACAGCCACTCGGTACGCGCCAGTGTCTGGGCGGTGGTGTTTGGGCGTCATATCGGCCTGCGCCGTCAGGAGCTGGTGCAGCTGGGGATCGCTACCCTGCTGAAGGATGTCGGCAAACTGTATATTGCGGAAGCAGTGTTGAAGGCGGAGAAGCGCGACCCTCGCGCGGAGCTGGAATATCGCAAGTTCGTGGATTACAGCGTGAAGCTGTTGTCGGCGGACGCGAACATTGATCCTCAGGTTCTCAACATCGTGCAGTGCCACAAAGAGCAGTACGATGGCAGCGGTTATCCGCGCGGCTTGCGCGGTGGCCAGATCCCGGTGTTGGCGCGCATGTGCGGTATTGTGACCTTCTATGACGAGGCCACCAATCCGCGCGGCGCCGAATTTCCACTGCCCCCGTCCAAGGCGGTGGGCCAGCTGTATGAATTGCGCAACTGCGCGTTTCAGGAGCAGTTGGTGGTGGAGTTTATCCAGTCCATCGGTCTTTACCCCACCGGTACCCAGGTGGAGCTGTCCACCGGCGAAATTGCGGTGGTGGTGGAGCAGAGCCATCAGCGCCGCCTGAAGCCGAAGGTGATGCTGGTGACGGACCGCAACAAGCAGCTTTTGGAAAAACCGAAGCTGTTTGATATGGCGGCTGACGATGATCGCAAGCGGGCAATCGTGGACAAGGGCAAGAAGACCCTGGCTGAAGTGGGCCTGATTACGATTACCCAGGATCTGGATCCCAGCCGTTATCCGCACATCAATGTGGGCCGGGTGCGCGATCAGTATCTCTTCGAGCAGCGACTGCCTGCGTTTATTGCCCGCTTGCTGCCGGCCCGTTAA
- the hemE gene encoding uroporphyrinogen decarboxylase: MSDTQFAPLQNDRFLRALLRQPVDRTPMWMMRQAGRYLPEYRATRAKAGTFMDLCRNTELACEVTLQPLERYPLDAAILFSDILTIPDAMGLGLYFEEGEGPKFKKPVRTSADIAALEVVNTAKDLSYVTDAVTTIRRELNGRVPLIGFSGSPWTLATYMIEGGSSRDFARAKEMLYNRPQDMHQLLTVLADSVIDYLNAQIRAGAQAVQIFDTWGGALSHAAYKEFSLGYMARIVQGLIKEHDGRKVPVILFTKGGGQWLEAMADTGATALGLDWTTDIAQARARVGDRVTLQGNMDPSILLASPERIREEVAAILAGFGHGTGHIFNLGHGVTPKVDPAHAGAMFDAVVELSPQYHK; encoded by the coding sequence ATGTCTGATACCCAGTTCGCCCCCCTGCAAAACGACCGTTTCCTCCGCGCCCTGCTGCGCCAGCCCGTCGATCGTACCCCCATGTGGATGATGCGCCAGGCCGGCCGCTACCTGCCCGAGTACCGCGCTACCCGTGCCAAGGCCGGTACTTTTATGGACCTGTGCCGCAACACCGAACTGGCCTGTGAAGTGACCCTGCAGCCGCTGGAGCGTTATCCGCTGGATGCCGCCATCTTGTTTTCTGACATCCTCACCATCCCCGACGCCATGGGACTCGGGCTGTATTTTGAGGAAGGTGAAGGCCCCAAATTCAAAAAGCCCGTGCGCACCAGCGCCGATATCGCCGCCCTCGAAGTGGTGAATACCGCCAAGGATCTCAGCTATGTCACCGATGCCGTCACCACCATTCGTCGCGAACTGAATGGTCGCGTACCGCTGATCGGCTTCTCCGGCAGTCCCTGGACCCTCGCCACCTACATGATCGAAGGCGGCTCCAGCCGGGATTTCGCCCGCGCCAAGGAAATGCTCTACAACCGCCCGCAGGATATGCACCAGCTATTGACCGTGCTGGCGGACTCCGTCATCGACTACCTGAATGCACAGATCCGTGCCGGTGCGCAGGCCGTGCAGATTTTTGATACCTGGGGCGGTGCGCTGAGTCACGCCGCCTACAAAGAGTTCTCTCTGGGTTACATGGCCCGTATCGTGCAGGGACTGATTAAAGAGCACGACGGCCGCAAGGTGCCGGTCATCCTGTTTACCAAGGGTGGTGGGCAGTGGCTGGAAGCCATGGCGGATACCGGCGCGACTGCGCTGGGCCTGGATTGGACCACCGATATCGCCCAGGCGCGCGCGCGTGTCGGCGACCGGGTGACATTGCAGGGCAATATGGATCCGTCGATCCTGCTGGCGAGCCCTGAGCGTATTCGCGAGGAAGTGGCAGCAATCCTGGCTGGGTTCGGCCACGGAACCGGGCATATCTTCAACCTGGGCCACGGGGTGACACCGAAGGTCGATCCGGCCCATGCCGGGGCCATGTTCGACGCGGTTGTTGAGCTGTCGCCTCAGTACCACAAGTAA
- a CDS encoding FAD-dependent oxidoreductase, translated as MSQRLNNDFQFVDVGRVDPAKKDIITRTNQFVEIYQPYSQRQVASQAHRCLDCGNPYCEWKCPVHNYIPNWLRLISEGNIMEAAELSHQTNSLPEVCGRVCPQDRLCEGACTLNDGFGAVTIGNAEKYITDTAFALGWRPDMSAVKKTDRRVAVVGAGPAGLACADVLVRNGVQPVVFDKYPEIGGLLTFGIPEFKLEKSVMQQRRAIFTEMGVEFCLETEIGKDITFDQLMADYDAVFLAMGTYNYMKGGFPGEDLPGVYDALPFLVANVNRNLGFEKSPEDFISVEDKRVVVLGGGDTAMDCNRTSIRQGAKRVTCAYRRDEENMPGSRREVANAKEEGVRFLFNRQPVEIVGDGKVEGVKVVTTKLGEADENGRRRPEVIPGSEEIIPADIVLVAFGFRPSPAEWFGDHNIEVADWGGVVAPEKQEYKFQTSNEKVFAGGDMVRGSDLVVTAIWEGRQAAEGILDFLEV; from the coding sequence ATGTCACAGCGTCTCAACAACGATTTCCAGTTTGTCGACGTGGGCCGAGTGGACCCCGCCAAGAAAGACATCATTACGCGTACCAACCAGTTCGTGGAGATTTACCAGCCTTACTCCCAGCGGCAGGTCGCCAGCCAGGCACATCGCTGCCTGGATTGCGGTAACCCCTACTGTGAGTGGAAGTGCCCGGTGCACAACTACATCCCGAACTGGCTGCGCCTGATCAGCGAAGGCAACATCATGGAAGCGGCGGAGCTGAGTCATCAGACCAACTCCTTGCCGGAAGTGTGTGGCCGCGTGTGTCCACAGGATCGCCTGTGTGAAGGGGCCTGTACTCTGAACGATGGTTTTGGTGCGGTGACTATCGGCAACGCGGAAAAATACATCACCGATACCGCCTTCGCCTTGGGCTGGCGCCCGGATATGAGTGCAGTGAAGAAGACCGACAGGCGCGTTGCGGTAGTCGGTGCCGGCCCCGCGGGCTTGGCCTGTGCGGATGTGCTGGTGCGCAACGGCGTGCAGCCGGTCGTGTTCGACAAGTACCCGGAAATCGGCGGCCTGCTGACCTTTGGCATCCCCGAGTTCAAGCTGGAAAAGTCCGTGATGCAGCAGCGTCGCGCGATCTTTACCGAGATGGGGGTGGAATTTTGCCTGGAAACCGAGATCGGTAAGGACATCACCTTTGATCAGCTGATGGCCGATTACGATGCGGTGTTCCTGGCGATGGGTACCTACAATTACATGAAGGGCGGTTTCCCCGGTGAGGACCTGCCGGGCGTTTACGACGCACTGCCGTTCCTGGTTGCCAACGTGAACCGCAATCTGGGTTTCGAGAAGAGCCCGGAAGATTTCATTTCGGTGGAAGACAAGCGCGTTGTGGTTCTGGGTGGTGGTGACACCGCGATGGACTGTAACCGCACCTCCATTCGCCAAGGCGCCAAGCGCGTAACCTGTGCTTACCGCCGCGATGAGGAAAACATGCCCGGTTCCCGCCGCGAGGTGGCGAATGCGAAAGAAGAGGGCGTTCGCTTCCTGTTTAACCGTCAGCCGGTGGAAATTGTCGGCGACGGCAAAGTCGAAGGCGTGAAGGTGGTGACCACCAAGCTGGGCGAGGCCGACGAAAACGGCCGCCGCCGTCCGGAAGTGATTCCCGGTTCCGAGGAAATTATTCCGGCGGATATCGTGCTGGTCGCCTTCGGCTTCCGCCCGAGCCCCGCCGAGTGGTTTGGTGACCACAATATCGAGGTTGCCGATTGGGGTGGTGTTGTTGCGCCTGAGAAGCAGGAATACAAGTTCCAGACTTCCAACGAAAAAGTTTTTGCCGGTGGCGATATGGTGCGGGGCTCTGACCTCGTAGTTACTGCTATTTGGGAAGGGCGCCAGGCTGCTGAAGGTATTCTCGACTTCCTCGAGGTTTAG
- the gltB gene encoding glutamate synthase large subunit gives MGSGLYRLDEFKDNCGFGLIAHLKGQTSHKLLQTAIESLTCMTHRGGIAADGKTGDGCGLLLQKPDSFLRAVAKEQLGATLSDLYAVGSIMLPLDEAEAASARAILERAIEDQGLKVAGWRVVPTNEECLGPIAKESLPRFEHLLINNTDSALEQQQFNARLFVARRKAEQQLTDATYIGSLSTSVLSYKGLMMPADLPAFFPDLADPRLETAICVFHQRFSTNTMPRWPLAQPFRMLAHNGEINTITGNRNWSVARTNKFITELVPELSELQPLVNRVGSDSSSLDNMLELLTVGGIDMHRAIRMLVPPAWQNVDTMDSDLRAFYEYNSMHMEPWDGPAGLVLTDGRYAVCTLDRNGLRPSRWVITKDDFITVASEVGTYQYDPADVVAKGRLGPGQILSVDTLKGELRHTGEVDGELKKAHPYKKWLKEKARRIRSTLVTAPVDNNFSMEQFKVYQKLFSSSLEERDQVIRPLAEAGQEAVGSMGDDTPMAVLSEGNRCLYDYFRQQFAQVTNPPIDPLRETIVMSLETCLGREKSVFEETVEHADRVILSSPVLSHMKYTALLDLGREEFTAKVFDLNYDPAQLDLKSAIEKLCSDVAESVRQDGTVIVVLSDRDIDSGKLPIDALMATGAVHHHLVHAGLRCDSNIVVDTATARDSHQLACLIGVGATAVHPYFSYSIINHLIETGELLLDAATAQKNYRNGIIKGLLKILSKMGISTIASYRGALLYELVGLSQDVIDLCFPEAPARVLGAGFAELEDDMRARAQLAWKPRKQVSPGGLHKFVYGQEYHAFNPDVVTALQQAVRTGDYGAWRDYATLINQRPVATLRDLLGLKKDVQPIALDEVEPVENILRRFDSAAMSLGALSPEAHEALAQAMNRLGGRSNSGEGGEDPVRFGTDKVSKIKQIASGRFGVTPHYLVNAEVLQIKVAQGAKPGEGGQLPGGKVNELIARLRYSVPGVTLISPPPHHDIYSIEDLAQLIYDLKQVNPDALVSVKLVSRPGVGTIAAGVAKAYADLITISGYDGGTAASPITSIRYAGSPWELGLAETHQTLRANDLRGNVRVQTDGGLKSGLDVVKAAMLGAESFGFGTAPMVALGCKYLRICHLNNCATGVATQNKDLRDDHYIGTVEMAMNFFKFVAEETREWMASLGVRTMDELVGRVDLLETLEGKTSKQKTLDLSPLLHTDALLDSKPQTCQLAKNEPWDKGLLAERMVEETLPAIENLAGGEYRFKLTNCDRSIGARLSGEIAKRHGNQGMVDAPIKLRLTGVAGQSFGVWNAGGLEMYLEGDANDYVGKGMAGGKLVIRPPEGSSFKSEETSIVGNTCLYGATGGKLFASGCAGERFGVRNSGAFAVVEGAGDHCCEYMTGGMVAVLGKTGVNFGAGMTGGFAYVLDMDRDFFDKCNHELIELRRISSESLEEYQSHLREVIEEFVAETGSAWGEELLDNLDDYLNKFWLVKPKAASLAGLLSDVRKRGE, from the coding sequence ATGGGTAGCGGTCTGTATCGATTGGATGAGTTCAAAGATAACTGTGGCTTTGGACTGATTGCCCACCTGAAGGGCCAAACCAGCCACAAGTTATTGCAGACGGCGATTGAGTCGCTGACCTGCATGACTCACCGCGGTGGTATTGCCGCCGATGGCAAAACCGGTGATGGCTGCGGCCTGCTGTTGCAAAAGCCGGATAGCTTCCTGCGTGCCGTGGCCAAAGAACAGCTGGGTGCGACACTGAGCGACCTGTATGCGGTCGGCTCCATTATGCTGCCACTGGATGAGGCTGAAGCTGCCAGTGCGCGAGCTATTCTCGAGCGCGCTATCGAAGATCAGGGCCTGAAAGTGGCCGGGTGGCGCGTGGTGCCCACCAACGAAGAATGCCTCGGCCCCATCGCCAAGGAATCACTGCCGCGCTTCGAGCACCTGCTGATCAACAACACCGATTCGGCACTGGAGCAGCAGCAGTTTAATGCGCGCCTGTTCGTCGCCCGTCGCAAGGCCGAGCAGCAGCTCACGGACGCCACCTATATTGGCAGTCTTTCCACCTCGGTCCTGTCCTACAAGGGCCTGATGATGCCCGCGGACCTGCCGGCCTTCTTCCCCGACCTGGCTGACCCGCGTCTGGAAACCGCCATCTGCGTGTTCCACCAGCGCTTCTCCACCAATACCATGCCGCGCTGGCCCCTTGCCCAGCCGTTCCGCATGCTGGCCCATAATGGTGAGATCAACACCATTACCGGCAACCGCAACTGGTCGGTGGCGCGTACCAATAAGTTCATTACCGAGCTGGTGCCGGAATTGTCCGAGCTTCAGCCGCTGGTCAACCGTGTGGGTTCCGACTCATCCAGCCTGGACAATATGCTGGAGCTGCTCACCGTGGGCGGCATCGATATGCATCGCGCCATCCGCATGCTGGTGCCACCGGCGTGGCAGAACGTCGACACCATGGACTCTGACCTGCGCGCCTTCTACGAATACAACTCCATGCACATGGAGCCCTGGGACGGCCCCGCCGGGCTGGTGCTGACCGATGGCCGCTACGCGGTGTGTACCCTGGATCGCAACGGTCTGCGCCCGTCGCGCTGGGTGATCACCAAGGACGACTTCATCACCGTTGCCTCGGAAGTGGGTACTTACCAGTACGACCCGGCGGATGTGGTTGCCAAGGGCCGCCTGGGCCCGGGCCAGATTCTGTCGGTGGATACCCTGAAGGGTGAGCTGCGCCACACCGGTGAGGTGGATGGCGAGCTGAAGAAGGCGCATCCCTATAAAAAATGGCTGAAGGAAAAGGCCCGCCGTATCCGCTCCACCCTGGTGACTGCACCGGTGGACAACAATTTCTCCATGGAGCAGTTCAAGGTTTACCAGAAACTGTTCAGCTCCTCGCTGGAGGAGCGCGACCAGGTGATCCGCCCGCTCGCCGAAGCCGGCCAGGAAGCGGTGGGCTCCATGGGCGACGATACGCCGATGGCGGTGTTGTCGGAGGGCAACCGCTGCCTGTATGACTATTTCCGCCAGCAGTTCGCGCAGGTCACCAACCCGCCGATCGATCCACTGCGGGAAACCATCGTCATGTCCCTGGAAACCTGCCTGGGCCGTGAAAAATCCGTATTCGAGGAAACCGTCGAGCACGCCGACCGGGTGATTTTGTCATCGCCGGTACTGTCGCACATGAAGTACACCGCGCTGCTGGATCTGGGGCGCGAAGAATTCACCGCGAAAGTGTTCGACCTGAATTACGATCCGGCGCAGCTGGACCTGAAAAGCGCGATCGAAAAACTGTGCAGCGACGTCGCCGAGTCCGTGCGTCAGGATGGCACGGTGATTGTGGTGTTGTCGGATCGCGATATCGATTCAGGCAAGCTGCCTATCGATGCGCTGATGGCCACCGGTGCGGTGCATCACCACCTGGTGCACGCGGGCCTGCGCTGCGATTCCAATATCGTGGTGGATACTGCCACCGCGCGGGATTCCCACCAGCTCGCCTGCCTGATCGGTGTGGGTGCGACCGCGGTGCACCCGTATTTCTCCTACAGCATCATCAATCACCTGATCGAAACCGGTGAGCTGTTGCTGGACGCGGCCACCGCTCAGAAAAACTACCGCAACGGCATCATCAAGGGATTGCTGAAAATCCTGTCGAAGATGGGTATTTCCACCATCGCCTCCTACCGCGGTGCGCTGCTGTACGAGCTGGTGGGCCTGTCCCAGGATGTGATTGACCTGTGTTTCCCGGAAGCCCCTGCGCGGGTGCTGGGTGCCGGTTTTGCCGAGCTGGAAGACGATATGCGCGCGCGCGCGCAGCTGGCGTGGAAGCCGCGCAAGCAGGTCTCTCCCGGGGGCCTGCACAAGTTTGTGTACGGCCAGGAATACCACGCCTTCAACCCGGATGTGGTCACGGCGTTGCAGCAGGCGGTGCGCACCGGTGATTACGGTGCCTGGCGGGATTACGCCACCCTGATTAACCAGCGTCCGGTTGCCACACTGCGCGACCTGCTGGGCCTGAAAAAAGATGTGCAGCCGATTGCGCTGGACGAAGTGGAGCCGGTGGAGAATATCCTGCGCCGTTTCGACTCCGCCGCCATGTCCCTTGGCGCACTTTCGCCGGAAGCGCACGAGGCGCTGGCCCAGGCCATGAACCGGCTGGGCGGCCGCTCCAACAGTGGTGAGGGCGGTGAGGACCCGGTGCGTTTCGGCACCGACAAGGTTTCCAAGATCAAGCAGATCGCCTCCGGCCGTTTCGGCGTGACCCCGCACTACCTGGTGAACGCCGAGGTGCTGCAGATCAAGGTTGCGCAGGGTGCCAAGCCCGGCGAGGGCGGCCAGCTGCCCGGTGGCAAGGTGAACGAACTGATCGCGCGTCTGCGTTATTCGGTTCCCGGCGTGACCCTGATTTCACCGCCGCCGCACCACGATATTTACTCCATTGAGGATCTGGCGCAGCTGATTTACGACCTCAAGCAGGTCAACCCGGATGCGCTGGTCTCCGTGAAACTGGTTTCTCGCCCCGGCGTCGGCACCATCGCCGCCGGTGTGGCCAAGGCCTATGCGGACCTGATCACCATCTCCGGCTACGACGGCGGTACCGCGGCGAGCCCGATCACCTCTATTCGTTACGCCGGCTCCCCGTGGGAGCTGGGCCTGGCGGAAACCCACCAGACCCTGCGGGCCAACGACCTGCGCGGCAATGTACGCGTGCAGACCGACGGCGGCCTGAAGAGCGGCCTGGATGTGGTCAAGGCGGCCATGCTGGGTGCGGAGAGTTTTGGCTTCGGCACGGCGCCCATGGTGGCGCTGGGCTGTAAATACCTGCGTATCTGCCACCTGAATAACTGCGCTACCGGTGTCGCCACCCAGAACAAGGACCTGCGCGACGACCACTACATTGGCACCGTGGAAATGGCGATGAACTTCTTCAAGTTCGTGGCCGAGGAAACCCGCGAATGGATGGCGAGCCTGGGCGTGCGCACCATGGACGAGCTGGTGGGTCGTGTGGATCTGCTGGAAACCCTCGAGGGCAAGACCAGCAAGCAGAAGACTCTGGATCTGTCGCCGCTGCTGCACACCGATGCACTGCTCGACAGCAAGCCACAGACCTGCCAGCTGGCCAAGAACGAGCCTTGGGACAAGGGCCTGCTGGCCGAGCGCATGGTGGAAGAAACCCTGCCCGCGATCGAGAACCTGGCCGGCGGCGAATACCGTTTCAAGCTGACCAACTGCGACCGCTCCATCGGTGCGCGCCTGTCCGGTGAGATTGCCAAGCGTCACGGCAACCAGGGGATGGTGGATGCACCGATCAAATTGCGCCTGACTGGTGTTGCCGGTCAGTCCTTTGGTGTGTGGAATGCCGGTGGTCTGGAAATGTATCTGGAAGGCGATGCCAATGACTATGTGGGTAAAGGCATGGCCGGCGGCAAGCTGGTGATCCGTCCGCCCGAGGGCAGCAGCTTCAAGTCGGAAGAAACCAGCATTGTTGGCAATACCTGCCTGTACGGCGCCACCGGTGGCAAGCTGTTCGCCTCCGGCTGTGCCGGCGAGCGCTTTGGCGTGCGCAACTCCGGTGCCTTTGCGGTAGTGGAAGGTGCCGGTGATCACTGTTGTGAATACATGACTGGCGGCATGGTGGCCGTACTGGGTAAAACCGGGGTCAACTTCGGCGCCGGCATGACCGGTGGCTTCGCCTACGTGCTGGACATGGACCGCGATTTCTTCGACAAGTGCAACCACGAGTTGATCGAGTTGCGCCGCATCAGCAGCGAGTCTCTGGAGGAATACCAGAGTCACCTGCGCGAAGTGATCGAAGAGTTTGTCGCGGAGACCGGCAGTGCCTGGGGTGAGGAGTTGCTGGATAACCTGGACGATTACCTCAACAAATTCTGGTTGGTGAAGCCAAAAGCTGCCAGCCTCGCCGGACTGCTGTCCGATGTACGCAAGCGCGGCGAATAA
- the aroB gene encoding 3-dehydroquinate synthase codes for MHSLQVDLGERSYPILIGSGLMADPAHFQQYIRGKQVLVVTNETIAPLYLDTLCDALQGFSKVDVVQLPDGEAFKTLDTVNRIFDTLLDKRHDRSTTIVALGGGVVGDMSGFAAACYQRGVDFVQVPTTLLSQVDSSVGGKTGVNHPLGKNMIGAFYQPQLVLIDIDTLNTLPDRELSAGIAEVIKYGMICDPAFFQWLEQNMDKLLARDPEALAYAVERSCADKAAVVAEDERESGRRAILNFGHTFGHAIEAVQGYGNWLHGEAVATGMVMAAELSRLRGWISERDVARLRALLQKAALPQQSPEDMTVDDYLAAMSVDKKVKDGKLRLILLRGLGDARISDDTPKDQLVEVLRACGAR; via the coding sequence ATGCACAGTCTTCAAGTTGACCTGGGCGAACGCAGCTACCCGATCCTGATCGGTTCCGGGCTGATGGCTGACCCAGCCCATTTCCAACAATACATTCGCGGCAAGCAGGTACTGGTGGTCACCAACGAGACCATCGCCCCGCTGTACCTGGATACCTTGTGCGACGCGCTGCAGGGCTTCTCCAAAGTGGATGTGGTGCAGCTCCCCGATGGCGAAGCCTTCAAAACCCTGGATACGGTCAACCGTATCTTCGATACCCTGCTGGACAAGCGCCACGATCGCAGCACAACCATTGTCGCGCTTGGCGGTGGTGTGGTCGGCGATATGAGTGGCTTCGCCGCGGCCTGCTATCAACGGGGCGTGGATTTTGTACAGGTGCCCACGACCTTGCTGTCTCAGGTGGATTCCTCGGTCGGAGGCAAGACCGGAGTCAATCACCCGCTGGGCAAAAACATGATTGGTGCCTTTTATCAGCCGCAGCTGGTGCTGATCGACATCGATACCCTGAACACCTTGCCCGACCGCGAACTTTCTGCCGGCATCGCTGAAGTCATCAAGTATGGGATGATCTGCGATCCGGCATTTTTCCAGTGGCTGGAGCAGAACATGGACAAGCTGCTCGCGCGGGATCCCGAGGCCCTGGCCTACGCGGTCGAGCGCAGCTGTGCCGACAAGGCTGCGGTGGTGGCGGAGGATGAGCGGGAATCCGGGCGCCGTGCCATCCTGAATTTTGGTCACACCTTCGGACACGCGATCGAGGCGGTGCAGGGCTATGGCAACTGGCTGCATGGTGAGGCGGTCGCTACCGGTATGGTGATGGCGGCGGAGCTGTCGCGCCTGCGCGGCTGGATCAGTGAGCGCGACGTGGCGCGCTTGCGTGCGCTGCTACAGAAGGCGGCTCTCCCGCAACAATCCCCCGAGGACATGACTGTCGATGACTATCTGGCGGCGATGTCGGTGGATAAAAAAGTGAAGGATGGCAAATTGCGCCTGATCCTGCTGCGTGGGTTGGGCGATGCCCGGATAAGCGACGACACACCGAAAGACCAGCTGGTTGAGGTATTGCGTGCCTGCGGCGCCCGGTGA
- a CDS encoding shikimate kinase translates to MTQPIFLVGPMGAGKSTIGKLLATQLGLPFADSDKVLEDRTGADIPWIFDVEGEDGFRRRESEVLKDLCTGEPQVIATGGGIVVLPENRALLKAHGFVVYLRASLDQLVERTAKNNNRPLLQVADPKGKLREILLQREAFYSEVADLVCDTDDCTPKQAAALVSDRLLATVSG, encoded by the coding sequence ATCACGCAGCCTATCTTTCTTGTCGGCCCTATGGGTGCCGGCAAGTCGACCATCGGCAAGCTGCTGGCAACCCAACTCGGGTTGCCTTTTGCCGATTCCGACAAAGTGCTTGAAGACCGTACTGGTGCCGATATCCCCTGGATTTTTGATGTTGAAGGGGAAGATGGGTTTCGCCGGCGGGAAAGTGAAGTGCTGAAAGATCTGTGCACCGGTGAGCCCCAGGTGATCGCCACGGGTGGTGGTATCGTCGTGCTGCCGGAAAACCGCGCGCTGCTCAAGGCGCACGGTTTTGTGGTGTACCTGCGCGCGAGCCTTGATCAGCTGGTGGAGCGCACCGCAAAAAACAATAATCGGCCCCTGCTTCAGGTGGCGGATCCAAAGGGCAAGTTGCGGGAGATTCTCCTGCAGCGTGAAGCTTTCTACAGTGAAGTAGCCGATCTTGTCTGCGATACGGACGACTGCACGCCCAAGCAGGCCGCTGCCCTGGTGTCGGACCGACTATTGGCCACCGTGAGTGGTTGA